From the genome of Rathayibacter sp. VKM Ac-2759, one region includes:
- a CDS encoding carbohydrate ABC transporter permease, translating into MAAIVLSVIVFIVPFAFIVLTASKTQQESSLLGFSLPTQWQFFENLQAVIEARDFILLRAFVNSAVLTIVSVAVMVVLAAMVGYVLQRRRSKWNPLVNGFVLAGLIIPPAVVPTIWVLQGLELFKTLPGLIAVHIAFGLSFCILLFRAFVSTIPRELDEAAVIDGAGPFRLFFTVVLPLLKPVIVTVIVVQAVAVFNDFTYALYFLPGDDNATVQLTLYNFSSQSQSSWNLLFMDVLLITIPPLVMYIFFNRQIVAGMTSGAVKG; encoded by the coding sequence ATCGCCGCGATCGTGCTCTCGGTCATCGTGTTCATCGTCCCCTTCGCGTTCATCGTCCTCACCGCGTCGAAGACGCAGCAGGAGTCGTCCCTGCTCGGCTTCTCGCTCCCCACCCAGTGGCAGTTCTTCGAGAACCTGCAGGCCGTGATCGAGGCGCGCGACTTCATCCTGCTGCGCGCCTTCGTGAACAGCGCGGTCCTCACGATCGTCTCGGTGGCGGTCATGGTGGTCCTCGCCGCGATGGTGGGCTACGTGCTGCAGCGCCGCCGGTCGAAGTGGAACCCGCTCGTCAACGGCTTCGTCCTGGCCGGTCTGATCATCCCGCCGGCCGTGGTGCCGACGATCTGGGTGCTGCAGGGACTCGAGCTCTTCAAGACCCTCCCCGGTCTGATCGCGGTGCACATCGCGTTCGGCCTCTCGTTCTGCATCCTCCTGTTCCGCGCCTTCGTCTCGACGATCCCGCGCGAGCTCGACGAGGCCGCGGTCATCGACGGAGCAGGCCCCTTCCGCCTGTTCTTCACGGTGGTCCTGCCGCTGCTCAAGCCGGTGATCGTCACGGTGATCGTGGTGCAGGCCGTCGCGGTGTTCAACGACTTCACCTACGCGCTGTACTTCCTCCCGGGGGACGACAACGCGACCGTGCAGCTGACGCTCTACAACTTCTCGTCGCAGTCGCAGTCGTCGTGGAACCTCCTCTTCATGGACGTGCTGCTCATCACGATCCCGCCGCTGGTGATGTACATCTTCTTCAACCGCCAGATCGTCGCCGGCATGACATCCGGAGCGGTGAAGGGCTGA
- a CDS encoding sugar ABC transporter permease, translated as MTTLTEKRHAPTRAAEPPQRRRAMKSPYPTWFYLPAGVFYVVLFLVPTAASLYFSLTRWTLFDSTFIGFDNFVAFFQDPALSTGFVNTFVYAAITSGLKIVLGMALGLLLSSQIIGRGFLRSVVFFPVLVSTIGIGITFKVLLDPFDGIVNQGLAAIGVAGPGWLTDPQWALFSVALVDVWKGVGLATLIYIAGIVAIPQDYFEAARVDGAGAWHNFRHITLPLLRPATVTVVLLSLIGGLRSFDLIWAMTKGGPGFTSDVVASVIYKQYQAGFYGLSTAGNVILFLVVAAIIFPLSAWLNRKDNEQ; from the coding sequence ATGACGACACTCACGGAGAAGCGCCACGCGCCCACCCGCGCCGCGGAGCCGCCCCAGCGCCGCCGGGCCATGAAGAGCCCCTACCCGACCTGGTTCTACCTCCCCGCCGGCGTCTTCTACGTGGTGCTCTTCCTCGTGCCGACCGCCGCCTCGCTCTACTTCTCGCTCACGCGCTGGACGCTGTTCGACTCGACCTTCATCGGCTTCGACAACTTCGTCGCGTTCTTCCAGGATCCGGCGCTCTCGACCGGCTTCGTGAACACCTTCGTCTACGCCGCGATCACCTCGGGCCTGAAGATCGTGCTCGGCATGGCCCTGGGGCTGCTGCTGAGCTCGCAGATCATCGGCCGCGGATTCCTCCGCAGCGTCGTCTTCTTCCCGGTGCTGGTGTCGACGATCGGCATCGGCATCACCTTCAAGGTGCTGCTCGACCCCTTCGACGGGATCGTCAACCAGGGCCTCGCCGCGATCGGCGTCGCGGGTCCCGGCTGGCTGACGGATCCGCAGTGGGCGCTGTTCTCGGTCGCGCTCGTGGACGTCTGGAAGGGCGTCGGTCTCGCGACCCTGATCTACATCGCGGGCATCGTCGCGATCCCGCAGGACTACTTCGAGGCCGCCCGCGTCGACGGCGCCGGCGCCTGGCACAACTTCCGGCACATCACCCTGCCGCTCCTGCGCCCCGCGACCGTGACGGTCGTGCTCCTCTCGCTCATCGGCGGTCTGCGCTCCTTCGACCTGATCTGGGCGATGACGAAGGGCGGGCCGGGCTTCACGAGCGACGTGGTCGCCTCCGTGATCTACAAGCAGTACCAGGCGGGCTTCTACGGTCTCTCGACCGCGGGCAACGTCATCCTCTTCCTCGTCGTGGCGGCGATCATCTTCCCGCTGTCGGCCTGGCTCAACCGGAAGGACAACGAGCAGTGA